From the genome of Gemmatimonas phototrophica, one region includes:
- a CDS encoding MBL fold metallo-hydrolase → MTSPSASRREFLLTATGCVAHVLLNAACAPRHTRARWTMPLNPTVTTMPFARLDAVATNAWAVVSTPLGGDRTTFANGGIIAGRTGVVVIEGFYREAGAQWLAQQARALTGRWPTHVVVSHYHVDHASGVGGYALDGARPQLHVTEETRAAALGGTPVAPARSEALSRAFADVVLTRTTGETRLDLGDRTVTLEPVRGHTASDLVVHEHDAALTYSGDLVWNGMFPNYVDARPRALHANVNRLVALVSKRHLLVPGHGAVADLAAMTRYRGLLDSLEQAARTGFAAGRSPQETAAAYVVPLSLGDWMASKTSIERAMGAWWRELGTP, encoded by the coding sequence ATGACTTCTCCTTCGGCCTCACGGCGTGAGTTTCTGCTGACCGCGACCGGTTGCGTGGCGCATGTGTTGCTGAATGCCGCCTGTGCGCCGCGCCACACGCGGGCCCGCTGGACGATGCCACTCAATCCTACGGTCACCACGATGCCGTTTGCGCGGCTGGATGCGGTGGCAACCAATGCATGGGCAGTGGTCTCTACGCCGCTTGGGGGCGATCGTACGACGTTCGCCAACGGCGGGATCATTGCCGGCCGTACGGGCGTCGTGGTGATTGAAGGGTTCTATCGCGAGGCCGGCGCCCAGTGGCTGGCGCAGCAGGCTCGCGCGCTCACCGGACGCTGGCCCACGCATGTGGTGGTGTCGCACTACCACGTGGATCATGCCTCTGGTGTGGGTGGCTATGCGCTCGACGGCGCGCGTCCGCAGTTACACGTGACGGAGGAAACGCGGGCCGCCGCGTTGGGGGGCACACCGGTGGCCCCGGCGCGCAGTGAGGCGTTATCGCGCGCGTTTGCGGATGTGGTCCTGACCCGAACGACCGGCGAAACGCGACTGGATTTGGGTGATCGTACGGTGACGCTGGAGCCGGTGCGTGGACATACCGCGAGTGATCTGGTGGTACACGAACACGACGCGGCGCTCACCTATAGCGGTGATCTGGTGTGGAACGGGATGTTTCCGAACTACGTGGATGCGAGGCCCAGGGCGCTGCACGCCAACGTGAACAGGCTGGTGGCGCTGGTGTCGAAGCGCCACCTGCTGGTGCCTGGGCACGGTGCTGTGGCCGACCTCGCGGCCATGACCCGCTATCGGGGGCTGCTGGACAGTCTGGAGCAGGCGGCCCGTACCGGATTTGCGGCGGGTCGGTCACCCCAGGAGACAGCGGCGGCTTACGTGGTACCACTGTCGCTTGGTGATTGGATGGCGAGCAAGACGAGCATTGAACGCGCCATGGGGGCGTGGTGGCGTGAACTTGGTACGCCGTGA
- a CDS encoding nitroreductase family protein, whose translation MFEPLVHERLSPEESAQRGAAFAVHMQRRRTTRHFSSDPVPQEWIAQAIRAAGSAPSGAHQQPWTFVAVSDAALKQRMRDAAEAEERRFYAEVITDEWRAALEPLGTDSVKTHLTDAPWVVVLFRQSFGFHADGRKRTHYYTQESCGIAAGMFITAIHTMGLVTLTHTPSPMGFLGELLERPANEKAFLVLPVGYPQAGAQVPALTRKSDADTVVWR comes from the coding sequence ATGTTTGAACCCCTCGTACACGAGCGTTTGTCGCCTGAGGAGTCGGCGCAGCGGGGCGCGGCCTTTGCGGTGCACATGCAGCGTCGGCGCACCACGCGACATTTTTCGTCGGATCCGGTACCGCAGGAATGGATTGCGCAGGCCATTCGCGCCGCCGGGAGTGCGCCGAGTGGGGCGCATCAGCAACCGTGGACGTTTGTGGCGGTGAGTGATGCGGCGCTCAAGCAGCGGATGCGGGACGCGGCGGAGGCGGAGGAACGCCGGTTTTATGCCGAGGTGATTACCGACGAGTGGCGTGCCGCGCTGGAACCGCTGGGCACGGATTCGGTAAAGACGCATCTCACAGATGCCCCGTGGGTGGTGGTGCTCTTCCGGCAGTCGTTCGGATTTCACGCCGATGGACGCAAGCGCACGCATTACTACACGCAGGAGTCGTGTGGCATTGCGGCCGGGATGTTCATTACGGCTATCCATACCATGGGGCTGGTCACCCTGACCCACACGCCTTCGCCCATGGGGTTTTTGGGCGAACTCCTGGAGCGGCCGGCCAACGAGAAGGCCTTTCTGGTCCTGCCGGTGGGCTACCCGCAGGCGGGAGCGCAGGTGCCAGCACTGACGCGCAAATCAGACGCCGATACGGTGGTGTGGCGGTAG